The Deltaproteobacteria bacterium genome includes the window GTAGGGCGCGGCGAGCAATAGCGCGGCCAAGACCGGCAGAAAGAAGCGCAGAAAGAATTGCAATGAATTCACGAAAGCGAGTGGCCGAGCGAAAAATGATTACTGGCCGTTGACCGGGATATTGTCTTTGCCATCGAAGGGCGGCGAGTAAACCGCCAGCAGGACGGTGGGATCGCCCGAAGTGTTGACGTAGTGATGCACGACGCCGCGCTGGACATGGACGATGTCGCCGGCTTTTAAATTGACGCGCTTGTTGTCGAGCATCAGATAGCCGTAGCCGCGCATCATCGTGACAGTGGCATCGTGAATCTTGTGCACATGGGGCACTTCGCGGTCGCGGATCTGCACGACATGTTGGCTCGCGCTCCCCGAACGGCCGAGGTTGGCGACTTTGATGTTGTCACCGGCAGCCAACGGATTGTCGGCGAGTATTTTTTCCAGATCGAGTTCACGATACTCGCTACCGTACTGCAAATAAAAATGCGGCCCGGAAACGCAGCCACTGAACAGCGGCAGCAAAGCGACAAGAAAAAATGCGAAGCTATTTCTTCTCAACCTCAAAATCATAAGCCAGCTCCAGAAACTGTACGAGAATACGCGCCGTCACGCCCCAAATATCCCAACCATTGTTGACGTAAAAATGATAGCTCGGATGGCCGCCGGGCGAGAGATGCGCGTTCTTCAGATAAGTGCCCGGGGCCATCAGCGAATGGATCGGCACCGAGGCGATGGCGCTGGTCTCGGACAGATCGAGACGAAAATCGTATTGCGGCGGAATCACGCCGACCACGGGGGTCACGACGATGCCGTAGCCCGCGGTGAACTCATCGAGCCGGCCGAGAACCCGCACATGGCCCGGATCGATACCGATCTCTTCATGACTCTCGCGCAGCGCCGTGGCCACCAGATCGGCGTCGCCGGCATGCACCCGGCCGCCGGGAAAAGCGATCTGGCCTTTGTGCGTCGGCATGTTGTCGCCGCGCTTGGTGAGAACGATGTAGTCGCCATCGGCGCGCTCTTCGATCGGGATCAGCACCGCCGCCGGTTTGTGGCCGTTGCCGACAACCAACTCCGGCGTGCGCGCTGCCAGTGTCGTAAGAATCTTATCGGCGATCATCGGTGAAAAACTTTTGCCGCGTGGGTGATCTGTGATAGAACCAGCTCCGACTCTAGCCAATCGAAAGGCAAAACACTAGTCCGTGAACCAGCGAGAAATTCATTCGACGATCAAAATCCTGCGCCG containing:
- a CDS encoding cupin domain-containing protein gives rise to the protein MILRLRRNSFAFFLVALLPLFSGCVSGPHFYLQYGSEYRELDLEKILADNPLAAGDNIKVANLGRSGSASQHVVQIRDREVPHVHKIHDATVTMMRGYGYLMLDNKRVNLKAGDIVHVQRGVVHHYVNTSGDPTVLLAVYSPPFDGKDNIPVNGQ
- a CDS encoding CoA pyrophosphatase, which codes for MIADKILTTLAARTPELVVGNGHKPAAVLIPIEERADGDYIVLTKRGDNMPTHKGQIAFPGGRVHAGDADLVATALRESHEEIGIDPGHVRVLGRLDEFTAGYGIVVTPVVGVIPPQYDFRLDLSETSAIASVPIHSLMAPGTYLKNAHLSPGGHPSYHFYVNNGWDIWGVTARILVQFLELAYDFEVEKK